One window of Nicotiana tomentosiformis chromosome 11, ASM39032v3, whole genome shotgun sequence genomic DNA carries:
- the LOC138901114 gene encoding uncharacterized protein yields the protein MTRERVSGPTFDKVVDIARQIEMFRGQDRVEREAKRPCGQGGFSSALFGVFTTFPTAIFNENARIPILSGDNYAEWKEKVLLTLGCSNLDLALRVEEPPIPTESSLPEAKANYERWERSNRLSLMLIKAHISQSIRGSIPNSDKVKYYMKAIDEQFVSSGNALASTLMKRLSSMTFERSRTVREHNMEMRDIAAKLKSLEVDMSEPFLVHFILNSLHTEYDPFKISYNTHKDKWSINELLTMCVQEEERLKHETPKSVNMVTHGKRNAKKGKSVPMKKKKSTFDKDACRFCKKKGH from the exons atgaccagagagagggtttcaggtcctacttttgataaggttgtcgacattgctcgacagattgagatgttTCGCGGTCAGGacagggttgagagggaggccaagaggccttgtggtcagggtggattcagcagtgctctttttgggg TCTTTACAACTTTTCCTACCGCTATTTTTAATGAGAATGCTCGAATTCCAATACTTTCTGGTGACAATTATGCTGAATGGAAGGAGAAAGTCCTTCTCACTTTAGGGTGCTCGAATTTGGATCTGGCACTCCGTGTGGAAGAACCACCTATTCCCACGGAATCAAGTTTGCCAGAGGCTAAAGCTAATTATGAGCGGTGGGAGCGATCTAACCGCCTAAGTTTAATGCTCATAAAAGCCCACATAAGCCAAAGCATTAGGGGTTCTATCCCTAATAGCGATAAGGTCAAATATTACATGAAGGCAATTGATGAACAATTCGTAAGCTCTGGCAACGCATTGGCCAGCACTCTTATGAAGAGGCTCTCAAGTATGACTTTTGAGAGAAGTCGTACAGTGCGTGAGCACAATATGGAGATGAGAGACATTGCTGCTAAACTCAAGTCCCTTGAGGTTGATATGTCTGAACCATTTCTTGTGCATTTCATTCTCAACTCTCTTCATACAGAATATGATCCGTTTAAGATTTCTTACAACACACATAAGGATAAATGGTCAATCAATGAACTTTTGACCATGTGTGTTCAAGAAGAAGAGAGGTTGAAGCATGAAACACCTAAAAGTGTTAATATGGTGACTCATGGTAAGAGAAATGCAAAGAAGGGAAAAAGTGTTcccatgaagaagaagaaaagtacCTTTGACAAAGATGCTTGCCGTTTTTGTAAGAAGAAGGGACACTAG
- the LOC138901115 gene encoding secreted RxLR effector protein 161-like, with amino-acid sequence MKDIPYASLVGSLMYAQVCTRTYIAFAVGLLGRYQSNLGLDHWKAGKRVLRYFQGTKDYKLTYKYSDSLEVIGYSDSDLGGCKDTGKSTSGYIFLLVGGVVSWRSVKQTIIATSTMEAEFIACYEATSQALWLKNFISGLRIVDSISRPLRILCDNSVAAFFSKNNKSGS; translated from the coding sequence ATGAAAGACATTCCCTATGCTTCGCTTGTTGGGAGCCTTATGTATGCACAGGTCTGTACTAGAACTTATATTGCTTTCGCTGTAGGATTGCTTGGCAGATATCAAAGTAACCTCGGTCTTGACCATTGGAAAGCTGGTAAAAGGGTTTTGAGATATTTTCAAGGAACCAAGGACTATAAGCTCACATACAAATACTCTGACTCATTGGAGGTGATTGGATATTCAGACTCTGATTTGGGTGGATGCAAAGACACTGGTAAATCTACTTCAGGATATATTTTCCTTCTTGTTGGAGGTGTTGTGTCTTGGAGAAGTGTCAAGCAGACCATTATTGCAACATCCACAATGGAAGCTGAATTTATAGCATGCTATGAAGCTACATCACAGGCGTTATGGTTGAAAAACTTTATTTCCGGCCTTAGGATTGTTGATTCCATTTCAAGGCCATTGAGAATCTTATGTGATAATTCAGTTGCAGCGTTCTTTTCTAAGAATAATAAAAGTGGCAGCTGA